The region GGTCCCGGCGCATTTTGATCGTTTAACCCTGCGGCGGTGCGACGAAAGATATGCCGAGTGATCTCTTCGGCCCCGCCGAGATACTTCAGTGTTTCTAACAGCGGGTCGGATTTTTCTTCACTTTCGATGAACCAATCGGGCAGCCCATTGCCGGTGCGACCGCTAAGCATCGCGACCAAATAGGTTTCAACCCAAGGGGGATAGTCGCCGCCGTCGATCAGTGACTTCGCCCGCTCGATATAGGCGACCCACCACTGATTCATCCCCGTCGCGTGAAGGGTCGCGTCTAACTTGGGAACCAACTCGTACGTTCCGATTTCCCCGCCTTCGTCGGAAAGGTCGACGGTCATCGGAGCGTCGCCGGTGAACAAGAATGTGATCCGCCGGGCCACGATTTGGGTTTGCGGTTGATCTTCGTCGGTCAACTCACGAATCAGCTTTCCCAATCGACCGAGCAACCGCCCGTTGCCAGGCTGAGGAACCGGCCGTTCACTCGCCGGCGTGATCGGGATCTCGATGTCCTCGACGACCGGATAGTGAATTCTTCCGGAAGCACTTGAGACACTCAGCGGCGCCGTTTTTTTTCCGACCAACGGGACCGCCAAAGGTAACTCGATAATCGCAACGCCGTAACGATGGGGGCCGGCATTCGATCCCGACGCCGCAGTGTTTTTCGGTGCGGCGATCGCCGACGCCAATACTTCGACGGCGTCTGCGTTTGACGCCGGCAACACGCAGGCCCCAATGAATATCCCCGCGATCGTGATTGTGGTTCGAACGAGTCGTTGTGAATCGTGATAAAAAATCATTCGATGGCTTGTTTGTGACGGAATCGAAACGCCCGGTCGTCAGAATCTACTGTCTCGGCGATACTGGCAGGCTGTTTCGCACCATTATCCCCCAGCACACCAACTTTGAATAGGCAAATCGTGGACAGTCCCTCCCGCAGCGGTGTTTTTCAGTCCAGCACCGACGCCCGTTTGGAAGCTTTCGCCGAGTCGATCAGTTTCGACAAGCGGCTGTATCGCCAAGACATTCGGGGATCGATCGCACACGCGGAAATGCTGCAAAACGTGGGGCTGATCAGCGGCGATGACTTCACCAAGATTCGTGACACGCTGCGTCAAATCGAGACGGAAATCGAAGCCGGCGACTTCCCCATTCGCTTGGAACTCGAAGACATCCACATGCACATCGAGTCGGTTTTGATCGACCGGATCGGCGACGTGGGCCGCAAACTTCATACCGCTCGTAGTCGAAATGACCAGGTGAGCACTGATGCTCGGATGTGGATTCGCGAGCAACTTGATCATGTTTCGGCATTGCTGGAAGAACTGCAGAAAGCGTTTCTCGGTCGCTGCGAAGGCGACTTCGATGTCATCCTGCCTGCCTACACCCACCTTCAGCGTGCCCAACCGGTGCTGGCCCCCCATTACTGGCTGGCCTATATCGAAAAGTTCCAACGCGATCGCGATCGCTTGGCCGATTGTCGGCGCCGGGTCAACGAATGCCCGCTGGGCGTGGCGGCGGTTGCCGGCACCACGTTACCGATTGACCGACAACAAACCGCCAAGGCGCTGGACTTTGAAGGCGTCACGGCCAACAGCTTGGACACCAGCAGCGACCGTGATTTCATCATCGAGAGCGCGTTCGTGTTGTCGATGATCGCGTCGCACCTCTCGGGCTGGGCCGAAGAATGGATCCTTTGGAGCACCGTCGAATTCGGATTCATCAAAATGCCGCACCAATTCTGCACCGGCAGCAGCATCATGCCGCAAAAGGTCAATCCCGATACACTGGAATTGACCCGTGGTAAGTCGGCGCGAGTGATGGGCAACCTGCAAACGTTGATGCTGTTGGTCAAGAATCTGCCATTGGCTTACAACCGCGACCTGCAAGAAGACAAGCCACCCTTGTTCGATTCATTCGACACCGTGACGGCGATGTTGGAGTTGGCGGTTCCGATCGTCGCCGGCAGCGAGCTTCAACGCCAGCGGATCGCAAGCCGAATCGAAGAAGGCTACCTGGACGCGACCACGCTGATGGAGTGGCTGATCAAAAAGGGCATCCCACAACGCACCGCGCACCACGCCGTCGGCGCGATCGTCGGTGCCGCGATGGATAAGGGGGTTCCGCTGGCCGAATTGACGATCGACGAAATGCGGCAACATGCCCCCGAAGTCGACGAGTCGATTCTCGAAAGCCTGGGCACCCAAAACGCCGTTTCAGCCTTCGTCAGTTACGGGTCAACTGCACCTGACGAAGTCCGCCAACAGATCAAGCGTTGGCAACAGCGGTTAGCCTGAATCAAGGGGCTTTCGCTTAACGATTGCGCGAGTGCTTCCGATCAACCGGGAAAGCGTTAGCTCGCCGTAGTTGGTCAAGGCGTTGCTCGGCGAGAAGTCGTTCCATCACCGGCAACTCGGTGTAGTACATCGCACTCGGGTCGATTCCCCGCTCGTCTAGCCAGTGCAAATGACGTCTCATCTGCGGTTGCCGTGCATACGCCGGCAAGACGACCAACCAGACGATAGCCAGCATTGCCATGATTGCCGAAAACGATCCTGCTCGGACGACCGTCGTACGCTTCATCATGGCGCCACCGAATCGGC is a window of Roseiconus lacunae DNA encoding:
- the argH gene encoding argininosuccinate lyase; the encoded protein is MDSPSRSGVFQSSTDARLEAFAESISFDKRLYRQDIRGSIAHAEMLQNVGLISGDDFTKIRDTLRQIETEIEAGDFPIRLELEDIHMHIESVLIDRIGDVGRKLHTARSRNDQVSTDARMWIREQLDHVSALLEELQKAFLGRCEGDFDVILPAYTHLQRAQPVLAPHYWLAYIEKFQRDRDRLADCRRRVNECPLGVAAVAGTTLPIDRQQTAKALDFEGVTANSLDTSSDRDFIIESAFVLSMIASHLSGWAEEWILWSTVEFGFIKMPHQFCTGSSIMPQKVNPDTLELTRGKSARVMGNLQTLMLLVKNLPLAYNRDLQEDKPPLFDSFDTVTAMLELAVPIVAGSELQRQRIASRIEEGYLDATTLMEWLIKKGIPQRTAHHAVGAIVGAAMDKGVPLAELTIDEMRQHAPEVDESILESLGTQNAVSAFVSYGSTAPDEVRQQIKRWQQRLA